Proteins encoded in a region of the Dehalococcoidia bacterium genome:
- a CDS encoding HD domain-containing phosphohydrolase translates to MLTVAEYTVGGKGCRMDGERSTEARLRCADLLAALSLVTDLGMGNPPEAAMRGCLLATALARRVGLDERTAADVYYTTLLRYVGCTAPAHEQAFLAGGDDISLRSGGARLDWGEPREALSFVFSHAGRGQPPLRRARQLAIALAHPAAQRQVKTADCEVASTMARRLGLSAAVQRGLHEVFERWDGRGAPQGLRGEAIALPARFAQVATHAVLLERLGGRDATLAALRRRAGGQLDPALTAAFVRHGPELLEEIAAGDVWQAVLAAEPSPQDTIPHDGLDEVARAFGDVVDLKTPYTPGHAAGVAELAEGAARGLKLGAAEAVVLRRAALLHDLGRAGVPNSAWERRGPLTTADWERVRLHAYHSERILARSPLLAPLASIAGMHHERQDGSGYHRQARSAAIPLAARILAAADVFQALTQDRPHRPALPAETAAARLIAEARAGRLDGDAVDVVLSAAGHRSLRPRRARPHGLTDREVEVLRLVARGCSTRAIAQQLVISPKTADHHVQNVYAKIGVSTRASATMFALEHDLLRA, encoded by the coding sequence GTGCTGACCGTGGCCGAGTACACTGTCGGTGGCAAAGGGTGCCGCATGGACGGGGAGCGCTCGACCGAGGCGCGGTTGCGATGCGCCGACCTGCTGGCGGCGCTCTCGCTGGTCACCGACCTCGGGATGGGCAACCCACCCGAGGCGGCGATGCGCGGCTGCCTGCTCGCTACGGCCCTGGCTCGTCGCGTCGGACTCGACGAGCGCACAGCCGCCGACGTCTACTACACGACCCTGCTCAGGTACGTCGGCTGCACCGCACCCGCCCACGAGCAGGCGTTCCTGGCCGGCGGGGACGACATCAGCCTGCGGTCTGGCGGCGCCCGGCTGGATTGGGGCGAGCCACGCGAGGCGCTCAGCTTCGTCTTCTCCCATGCTGGCCGCGGCCAGCCGCCGCTCAGGCGCGCCCGGCAGCTCGCCATCGCCCTGGCCCACCCGGCAGCTCAACGGCAGGTCAAGACTGCCGACTGCGAGGTGGCGAGCACGATGGCTCGCCGATTGGGCCTCTCCGCCGCTGTCCAGCGCGGCCTGCACGAGGTGTTCGAGCGCTGGGACGGCCGGGGCGCGCCGCAGGGTCTGCGCGGGGAGGCGATCGCGCTGCCGGCCCGCTTCGCGCAGGTCGCCACGCACGCGGTGTTGCTCGAACGTCTGGGAGGCCGAGATGCGACCCTCGCCGCGCTCCGCCGACGAGCGGGCGGCCAGCTCGACCCTGCGCTGACGGCCGCCTTCGTCCGCCACGGCCCCGAACTGCTGGAGGAGATCGCGGCCGGCGACGTCTGGCAAGCGGTATTGGCGGCCGAGCCCTCACCCCAGGACACGATCCCCCACGACGGCTTGGACGAGGTGGCCAGGGCGTTCGGCGATGTCGTCGACCTGAAGACCCCCTATACGCCCGGACACGCGGCCGGCGTGGCTGAACTTGCAGAAGGCGCGGCGCGCGGACTCAAGCTGGGCGCGGCCGAGGCCGTGGTGCTCCGGCGCGCCGCCCTGCTCCACGACCTCGGCCGCGCCGGCGTCCCAAACAGCGCCTGGGAGCGCCGCGGACCGTTAACCACCGCCGATTGGGAGCGGGTGCGGCTGCATGCGTACCACAGCGAGCGCATCCTGGCCCGCTCGCCATTGCTCGCACCGCTGGCCTCCATCGCCGGCATGCACCACGAACGGCAAGATGGTTCGGGTTATCACCGCCAGGCTCGCTCGGCCGCGATCCCCCTGGCCGCCCGCATCCTCGCCGCGGCCGACGTTTTTCAGGCGCTTACTCAGGACCGGCCCCACCGTCCGGCCCTGCCGGCCGAAACCGCCGCCGCTCGCTTGATCGCCGAAGCGCGGGCAGGCCGCCTGGACGGAGACGCGGTCGACGTGGTCCTCTCCGCGGCCGGGCACCGTTCGCTGAGACCGCGCCGCGCCCGGCCCCACGGTCTGACCGACCGCGAGGTCGAGGTGCTGCGGCTGGTGGCGCGCGGCTGCTCAACCCGCGCGATCGCCCAGCAGCTCGTGATCTCGCCGAAGACGGCCGACCACCACGTGCAGAACGTGTACGCCAAGATCGGCGTCTCAACGCGCGCCTCGGCCACGATGTTCGCGCTCGAGCATGACCTGCTCCGCGCCTGA